A DNA window from Hevea brasiliensis isolate MT/VB/25A 57/8 chromosome 2, ASM3005281v1, whole genome shotgun sequence contains the following coding sequences:
- the LOC110665528 gene encoding receptor-like protein 35, protein MLIVSPLKLSRHFPREIGRLHSRKKHSSLLKSSLSSPLYNPLLHSTSRYKKMAEHKLKAAVSFIFLVFSLLQCKLFVHAILDPIDFLALQSIRKALDDLPGSNFFASWDFTSDPCNFAGVYCEDDKVISLNLGDPRAGSPGLTGRLDPAIGKLSDLAEFSVVPGRIIGSLPQSLSQLKDLRFLAVSRNFLSGGIPAALGQLRNLRTLDLSYNQLTGEIPRSIGTIPELSNVILCHNRLSGSVPPFVSQSLTRLDLKHNALSGSLAPSSLPPSLQDLSLSWNRLSGPVDRLLNRLDQLNYLDLSMNLFSGGIPDRVFTYPITNLQLQRNLFTGPVQPPNQVTIGTVDLSYNRLSGQISPLFSTVQNLYLNNNRFAGQVPGSFVDRLLAASIQILYLQHNYLTGIEINPAAEIPLSSSLCLQYNCMVPPVQTPCPLKAGKQKTRPTEQCNEWKG, encoded by the coding sequence ATGCTGATAGTTTCGCCATTAAAGCTTTCACGCCATTTCCCACGAGAAATCGGTAGACTTCACTCACGGAAAAAGCACTCTTCTCTTCTCAAAAGCTCACTTTCTTCTCCTCTATATAACCCTTTGCTTCACTCAACTTCTCGCTACAAGAAAATGGCAGAGCACAAGCTTAAAGCTGcagtttccttcattttcttggtTTTCTCTCTTCTTCAATGTAAATTGTTTGTGCATGCAATTTTGGACCCTATTGATTTCTTGGCTCTGCAATCCATTAGAAAGGCATTAGATGACTTGCCAGGCTCCAACTTCTTCGCTTCCTGGGACTTCACTTCTGATCCTTGTAACTTCGCCGGTGTTTACTGTGAGGATGACAAAGTGATCTCTCTTAATCTCGGTGATCCAAGAGCTGGTTCTCCAGGTCTCACCGGCCGCCTGGACCCTGCTATTGGTAAGCTCTCTGATTTGGCTGAGTTCTCTGTTGTACCGGGCCGGATCATTGGTTCACTGCCACAATCTCTCTCCCAGTTGAAAGACTTGCGCTTTCTCGCCGTCAGCAGAAACTTCCTCTCCGGTGGGATTCCGGCCGCTCTAGGCCAGCTGCGCAATCTCAGAACCCTTGATCTCAGCTACAATCAGCTCACAGGAGAGATTCCTCGCTCTATCGGTACCATACCGGAACTGTCTAATGTCATTCTGTGCCACAACCGCCTCTCTGGATCGGTCCCTCCATTTGTCTCACAGTCACTGACTCGGCTCGATTTGAAACACAACGCTCTCTCCGGTTCGCTTGCACCATCTTCTCTGCCTCCCTCACTTCAAGACCTCTCTCTGTCATGGAATCGGCTCAGTGGACCCGTGGACCGGTTACTGAACCGGCTAGACCAGCTAAACTACCTGGACCTAAGCATGAACCTGTTTAGTGGCGGCATTCCGGACCGGGTCTTCACATACCCAATAACCAACCTTCAATTGCAGAGAAATCTATTCACCGGTCCAGTGCAACCGCCCAATCAGGTGACAATAGGGACCGTTGATCTTAGCTACAACAGATTGTCGGGTCAAATATCCCCCCTGTTCTCTACCGTACAAAATCTTTACCTGAACAATAACCGGTTTGCGGGTCAAGTCCCTGGAAGCTTCGTAGACCGTTTATTGGCCGCGAGTATACAGATATTGTACTTGCAGCACAATTATCTAACCGGGATTGAGATTAATCCGGCGGCTGAGATTCCATTGAGCAGCTCATTATGTTTGCAGTATAATTGTATGGTCCCGCCCGTACAGACGCCGTGCCCTTTGAAGGCCGGGAAGCAGAAGACTAGACCAACAGAACAGTGCAACGAGTGGaaagggtaa
- the LOC110665529 gene encoding LEC14B protein, with protein sequence MGYTMSRLEIDSEHCDGGKTRNEISNGQRSNKSLNNLDHEISLITKLKSRPHERLAQVTPGKREFPVSTIKMLAGRESNYSGRGRFSAADRCHMLGRYLPVNGPWLIDQMTSRAYVSQFSADGSLFVAGFQGSHIRIYNVERGWKVQKNILAKSLRWTVTDTSLSSDQRHLVYASMSPIVHIVDVGSAATESLANITEIHDGLDFSADGDGGYSFGIFSVKFSTDGRELVAGSSDDSIYVYDIEQNKLSLQIHAHASDVNTVCFADESGHLIYSGSDDNLCKVWDRRCFIARGNPAGVLVGHLEGITFLDSRGDGRYFISNGKDQTIKLWDIRKMASNAPCDLALRNYEWDYRWMDYPPQAKDLKHPGDQSVATYKGHSVLRTLIRCYFSPTHSTGQKYIYTGSHDSHVYIYDLVTGEQVAVLKHHESPVRDCSWHPDYPMLVSSSWDGDVVKWEFPMNGEAPTPATKKRIRRRQFY encoded by the exons ATGGGTTATACCATGAGTAGATTGGAGATTGATTCTGAACATTGTGATGGAGGTAAGACCAGAAATGAAATCAGTAATGGCCAGAGATCCAACAAATCATTGAACAATTTAGATCATGAAATTTCCCTGAtcacgaaattaaaatcaagacCTCATGAACGCCTGGCCCAAGTGACACCTGGGAAACGGGAGTTTCCTGTTTCCACAATTAAGATGTTGGCGGGTCGGGAAAGTAATTATTCAGGAAGGGGGAGGTTTTCTGCGGCTGATCGTTGTCATATGCTTGGCAGATATTTACCAGTCAATGGTCCTTGGCTTATTGACCAGATGACTAGCCGGGCCTATGTCTCACAATTCTCAGCTGATGGTTCTCTGTTTGTAGCTGGCTTTCAG GGAAGCCATATTAGAATATATAATGTTGAGAGGGGGTGGAAAGTTCAGAAAAACATTCTTGCCAAAAGTTTGCGTTGGACAGTTACTGATACATCTCTGTCATCAGATCAGCGCCATCTT GTCTATGCTAGCATGTCACCTATTGTCCATATCGTTGATGTTGGGTCTGCAGCTACAGAATCACTCGCAAACATCACG GAGATTCATGACGGATTGGACTTTTCTGCTGATGGTGATGGGGGCTATTCTTTTGGGATCTTCTCTGTGAAATTTTCTACTGATGGACGTGAACTTGTTGCAGGAAGTAGTGATGATTCAATTTATGTATATGACATTGAACAAAATAAGCTCTCACTTCAAATTCATGCGCATGCG TCTGATGTTAACACTGTATGTTTTGCTGATGAAAGTGGCCATCTTATCTATTCTGGAAGTGATGATAATCTTTGTAAG GTGTGGGATAGGCGTTGCTTTATTGCTAGAGGAAATCCAGCAGGAGTCCTAGTGGGACACCTAGAAGGCATTACATTTCTTGACAGTCGTGGAGATGGTCGTTATTTCATCTCTAATGGCAAAGATCAGACAATCAAACTTTGGGATATCCGGAAAATGGCTTCTAATGCTCCTTG CGACTTAGCGCTAAGGAACTATGAATGGGATTACAGATGGATGGACTATCCACCACAGGCAAAAGATTTGAAACATCCAGGTGATCAATCAGTGGCTACATATAAAGGTCATTCAGTCTTGCGTACTCTTATTCGCTGCTACTTTTCCCCCACACATAG CACTGGCCAAAAGTATATATACACTGGCTCTCATGATTCTCACGTTTATATATATGACTTG GTTACTGGAGAGCAAGTTGCAGTTCTCAAACACCATGAATCACCTGTCAGAGATTGTAGTTGGCACCCGGATTATCCAATGCTTGTAAGCTCTTCTTGGGACGGGGATGTTGTGAAATGGGAATTTCCTATGAATGGAGAAGCTCCAACACCTGCAACCAAGAAGAGGATTCGGAGGCGACAATTTTATTGA
- the LOC110665531 gene encoding gibberellin receptor GID1B: protein MAGSNEVKQNESKRVVPLNTWVLISNFKLAYNLLRRPDGTFNRDLAEFLERKVNANTIPVDGVFSFDYVDRATGLLNRVYQPAPENEAQWGIVELEKPLSSTEIVPVIIFFHGGSFTHSSANSAIYDTFCRRLVSVCKAVVVSVNYRRSPEYRYPCAYDDGWAALKWVKSRTWLQSGKDSKVHVYLAGDSSGGNIAHHVAVRAAEADVEVLGNILLHPMFGGQKRTESEKRLDSKYFVTIQDRDWYWRAYLPEGEDRDHPACNIFGPRGRNLAELKFPKSLVVVAGFDLVQDWQLAYVEGLQKAGHEVKLLYLKQATIGFYFLPNNDHFYCLMEEIKNFVNPNC from the exons ATGGCTGGTAGTAATGAAGTCAAGCAAAATGAATCCAAG AGGGTAGTTCCGCTGAACACATGGGTCCTCATCTCTAATTTCAAGCTTGCATATAATCTCCTTCGCCGCCCCGACGGGACCTTTAACCGTGATTTGGCGGAGTTCCTTGAACGTAAAGTGAATGCCAACACCATTCCAGTTGACGGGGTTTTCTCCTTTGATTACGTCGATCGAGCCACAGGCCTCCTTAACCGGGTTTACCAACCTGCCCCTGAAAATGAGGCTCAATGGGGCATTGTAGAGCTTGAAAAGCCTTTGAGCAGCACTGAGATTGTCCCAGTTATAATCTTCTTCCACGGTGGAAGCTTCACTCACTCCTCTGCCAATAGTGCTATCTATGACACCTTCTGTCGCCGCCTTGTGAGCGTTTGCAAGGCTGTTGTGGTGTCTGTTAATTATCGGCGGTCACCTGAGTACCGGTACCCATGTGCATATGATGATGGTTGGGCAGCTCTTAAATGGGTTAAGTCAAGAACTTGGCTTCAAAGTGGGAAGGATTCCAAGGTTCATGTATATTTGGCTGGGGATAGTTCAGGTGGAAATATAGCTCACCATGTTGCAGTGAGGGCAGCGGAAGCTGATGTTGAAGTATTGGGTAATATCCTTCTGCACCCAATGTTTGGTGGGCAGAAGAGAACTGAATCAGAGAAGAGATTAGATAGCAAGTACTTTGTTACAATTCAAGATCGTGACTGGTATTGGAGAGCATATCTACCCGAAGGGGAAGATAGAGATCATCCAGCATGTAATATCTTTGGCCCTAGAGGGAGAAACCTCGCCGAACTCAAATTCCCTAAAAGTCTAGTCGTTGTGGCTGGTTTCGATCTTGTTCAAGATTGGCAATTGGCTTATGTTGAAGGACTACAGAAAGCTGGCCATGAAGtgaaacttctttatctaaagcAAGCCACAATAGGGTTCTATTTTTTGCCAAATAACGATCATTTCTATTGCCTCATGGAGGAGATTAAAAACTTCGTCAATCCTAACTGTTAA